The Oncorhynchus keta strain PuntledgeMale-10-30-2019 chromosome 28, Oket_V2, whole genome shotgun sequence DNA segment ACTCACTTCTCTCAGACACATTAGTGTTATATGGTTACTGTCAGAACAAAATGTGATATTGCATCTTAAATTGAAATGATCCGCATGGGGAAAAGGACAGACAATGGACCAAATAACCCTCTGTAACTACCATACCCGTAGCATCGCTCCCTTCGTTCCTGTCTTTTTCCCGGCCACTTCTTGGGAAATGACTTTGATGCACAATTTGAACTGATCACAGTGATTTACAGGGGGCAATGCAAGTATAACAGTGCTTCAGTTAACAAAGGAGCAGTATGAGTTACTACTTCAGGAACATTGACTCATCACTTAAAGGTGTATGATCTCAGACGCAGCCATCTAAAACACATTCCTCCACAGACAGAGGACTCCATGATGCAAATTCTGCTATGAATCACCACACAAATTAATATTAGGATACTATAAAAAGATTAGAGTCACTCCTTTATCACAGGCAAGCTTACAATCCCTCAGATCAGCTGGTAAAATAATTTGCTTGTGTGGATTTTTCATACTATTTAAGGCTCTCCTTTCTTCTCATCTAACATGAATGCCTGACCAAGTTGCTTGGGTAATTAGCAAGGGTGCTGTTTAGTGTTTGTATTTAACAAGGTGTGGTCTTCTAACATAGCTGAGACAGCTTGGCTCCCTACTTCGGGAATACAAGATGTGTTGATAAACTTGTTGGGTCATGTCTTTTTCAGGTATTGCAGCACTTGATAGTCCTGCTTGATAACATTAAATCAATATATTACAGGGACATTTCATTTCACTCTAAATATGTTTTCATATTTCCCTATACTGATAGCTTTTGGCCTAAATTGTGAGATAgaaaacaataaaacaaataaTTGTATACATTTATTCTCTTAACAGTTACAGAAAAAAATTAGCTTTAAATACCCCCTGCGTCAATCTAATTAACATAATAAAAACAAATATAGAAGTAGTTTTGTGACACCCCAAAAAatgggttaaatatgtgtaaatCCTGAACTTtattacatctcctagatgtagGACAGACAATTCAAAAACATATtccttattatttatttttgtactCTGTTTTCCCATTTATGagtgtgttattcaatgcatttctataggTTGTAGCATTAAAaagccaaattcaatattttaccTAAATGAAAAATTAAATAGCTAAAGGATCCATGATatgatctttaaaaaaaaaatccatgttaatcccccccccccatatACCCCATTGCAGGTTTTCATGATTCGGAAATTGTTGTCACAATAAATATTCTACTTCCAGATCCAGTTTATCAAATTATAGGTGCAGAAATTAACAGACAAGATACCCAAGATTATAACATCTGCATTCAAACAGCCACACACATGTAAAGCAGTGCACTGAAATTAGAACAAACCTTTATACTTCAGTGAAACGTTAATCAAATATGATTCATGACTGTGCAGTTAGCTATATAGACTACCATATGATCTGTGTAGTTCCCCAAAAAAGTCATGATTGTGAGGTCCCCCTGTGTATGATTATAACCATATATTGTAATTTAGTTTTTGGCATATATTTGTATCCGTGTACAGTTCCTGCTAAGCTTAAAGCCTACCTTGTAAATTGCATGTGTCTAGCCTAAATAAAAACATATTGgcaggaatatccaccatttCACCAACTCCTCCATTACATTTGGAGTATATTCCATTACTAGCTCTCTATCCCAAGCTAAGCTTTATGCATCTCTTCTGCAAGACGTCCTATGAATGTATCTGAAACCATTGTATGCACTCCACAAGTTATTTTCAGACTAGTAAAATGTGTATATGAAGAGGGAAAAAAATATGCTCAATGTAATATTTGCATTAGATCCTTACACATATTACGATGttaaagcaggggtgtcaaactcattccatgaagGGCTTAGTGTCTGCGGGTGTTTCGTTTTTAAGACCTTAGACAatcaggtgaggggagttctttactaattagtgaccttaattaatcaatcaatcaatcaagggAGGAacaaaaacccgcagacactcagccctccgtggaatgagtttgacatgtATGTTAAAAGAAGGGTACATACTGTATAGAAAATGGATTTTGCTCTCAGTATATGTTACAAAACCACTTTTCTCTACCTATCAAGCCTTTAAAACCAGAAAATATATTTACCTCCTCCACAAAGAACAATTCTCTGAAATCGTCCACACAGATTAGACTAGAACAGACCAGTCCAcagtccacctctctccctcaaaCCACTTGCTCTTACCATCATCCCTTCAATAGTGTGATCAGAAACATAATGCATCTAACAAATCAAAAGTTCATTTCCAGATATGGCATGTGAAGTTTGAAAGGGTGTTTCCGTTTTATTTGGTCTTCTCTGGTTCTGTTTGTACTCCTGCATCTGACTGGCGTTTGCCCTGCAAGGAAAGGGAAGTGTCATTTCGCTTATCAACATAGCTCCAACTGCATGTAAGAACCTACATTTGCTTCCCTCACATTACTTTGCCCAAAGCAATATCTTTCAATGACATTTCATAGTGAAGTATATTTCATAGTCATAGGGAGACCTTAGACCTTAGTTGCCGAGGCCATCTAGTGGTTGCAAATTTGACTGAGAGGGATTGCAAATTCAGCCTACCAGGTTTTTGAAGAACAAGTGGATGGAGTTCCTCTTCTCAAGTCTCTTAGGGAGGACGGGGGAATTCTCCATAATCTCGGAGGGCTCGGACACGGGCTTGCTGTCCATAGCAGGGTCCTCTGGGACCTTTGGTTCGTCTTTGGCTACACTTGGTTCAGCTACTGCTTCTGCAGCTGGGGCAGGTACTTCCTTTTTTGGCACAGCTGCCTAATTGAATTATGACAAATAATCAAGAGATCAATTTCAAAGTGTAATTTGGGTCATTTAATGTTCCTCTTAAAGCCATTGGGGTTCCAATATGATGTTGCCTCCTTGCTCTCACCAGTTAAAAAAGCTGAGCACACACATTATCACACTGACTAGCACAATACAAGAGCACAACTGATGCAATTAAATAGTGGCTGTATAATGGAATGACTACATAAATGGGAGCATTGCTCTGGCTGGTAAATATCATAAAATGATGAGAAATTAGAAAGTATCACTACCAGTTGTTTTCGCTATCATGTGTATGCAACATATCAATTGCTGTACCAAATAATGTTCATTATTTATGGAGGATATTTCATTATTTGTGCAGGATACTTCAACATGGTAGTACCAGCATAGCATAAGCTGAACACAGTGAGATCACTCTTGTTAATTTCACAATGGCTGGCAAGTATTGTCATTTAGCCCTTTGAAAGGTTTCTTGAGTTGTCGGACTTGTTGAAGCTGTCTGGGCTTTTGAGGCCATTTGGTTTAGCAGGTCCTCAAATtatcacaccattctgttattgtTTATCACATGTACACATTTTCTTGTATTTCCAAAATTAAATTTCATGAGTAGTTCCCGTTGAGAACCAAAGTGAGATGTGAGTAAAATGTCTGCCTTACTTACCTTTGTCTTGAAAAGAGAAAAGGAAGTGAAAGGAGAGGCTTTGGAGGCAACAGGTGTCTTCTCTTCCTCCGGTGCAGGTGGTGGTGGTTCTAGTGTGGCAGAGGCCTCCAGAGTGGCCGTCTTTGAGAAGTCTACATTCTTTACCGAAACAGCAAAAGAGAACTTAATTATAAACCATTGTCAGGATTAAGGAAGGTGTAAGAGCCCACAAGAGTCCACCACCTGGAAGAACCAGAAAATAACCCACTAAAACAGATAAGAGGGTGATAAAAATCTCTACTCAGGTACCAAAACTGGTACTGTAAAATAGATATGTGATTTGCCCCTTAGGGCCACTTTATTGCTGAGATGAATGAAACAACTTGTAACTGATCAGAGGAAGCTGGTGAGAGAAGCTATAAGAGGATTTGCTCattgtaatggatggaatggagtccctggaatggtaccaaacacaaaCGCATGCAAACAACATATtttactccattccatttattccattccaggcATTACAATAAGCCTGTCAtcttagctcctcccaccagcctcttctGTAACTGATAGCTTGAACACCCATTTTCACCATGCAACCCAACAGAAAGAGACAAATATGGCACGTGAGGATGAAGTATGCCAAGAGTTCTCTCCTTTTACCTGTACTTCCACAACCGGTTGTGGCTCCACTGGTTCCACTGTCTACAGGAGAGCAGAACGATGTTAATCTGAACATGTGCCATATAACTAGACCTTCTACTGTATGGTCTGCATGGCAAAGCACGGATAGGTGTGTAGAAGCACAGTTCACCACACAAATAAAGGCACAAAGTCGCACATATACAGTCAGAATGAAAATCTAATTCAGTTTCTGTATGAATACATACAGTCAGAATGATAATAGGTTAAAATGACTGAATTAGATTTAGTTGGATTTCTGATGTTGTTTGGGATGCTGTTATGCTATTTATGTTCACAGATGATGAATGAATAGATGTAGACCTCAGCCCATTCTCCACAAGTCATGCCATCAGTCCAGCTAAATGCAGCACTATCTAAAGTGTGTTGATTCCACTTTGAGAAAAACATAAGCAATAAAACTCTATGGAATGTCACAATATGTCACTGGAAGTATCGGGATAGATTTACATTTACAGGAATGCTCTGAGGGACTGCTCTGAGAGACTATTTTGTTTGATATCTGTATTGATGCTCTGCTCAAGAGAAAGGGCAGCAGTCTGTATGATGTAGCTAGTAGATCTTGTACCCACAAGATGCAATGATTTGAATACAGTTAAATTAAATGAAGGATGTCACATTGAGCTTAACTCTGTTAGTTTCAAAATGGCTGAATGTTGTATTGTCATACCGCTGCAGCAGGCTTGGCAGGGGCTCTGGTTCCACTTATTGACTTAACCTTGATTTTAGACTTGAGGCCTATCAGTGCCTCAAATTCAAGCTGGtgagaggagctataggaggatgtgctcattgtaatggatggaatggagtcactggaatggtaccaaacacaaacacatggaGACAATGTATTTtactccattccattgattcaATTCCAGGCATTACAATAAGCCTGTCAtcttatagctcctcccaccagcctcctctgtaaCTGATAGCTTGAACACCCATTTTCACCATGCAACCCAACAGAAAGAGACAAATATGGCACGTGAGGATGAAGTATGCCAAGAGTTCTCTCCTTTTACCTGTACTTCCACAACCGGCTGTGGCTCCACTGGTTCCACTGTCTACAGGAGAGCAGAACGATGTTAATCTGAACATGTGCCATATAACTAGACCTTCTACTTTATGGGCTGCATGGCAAAGCACGGATAGGTGTGTAGAAGCACAGTTCACCACACAAATAAAGACACAAAGtcgcacatgcacacatacagtcAGAATGAAAATCTAATTCCGTTTCTGTATGAACACATACAGTCAGAATGAAAATCTAATTCAGTTTCTGTATGAACACATACAGTCAGAATGAAAATGTAATTCAGTTTCTGTATGAACACATACAGTCCGAATGAAAATGTAATTCAGTTTCTGTATGAAATTAATACTTGGTCTGCTGTTTCTTTGGGTTAAAATGACTGAATTAGATTTTGTTGGATTTCTGATGTTGTTTGGGATGCTGTTATGCTATTTATGTTCACAGATGATGAATGAATAGATGTAGACCTCAGCACATTCTCCACAAGTCATGCCATCAGTCCAGCTAAATGCAGCACTATCTAAAGTGTGTTGATTCCACATTGAGAAAAACATAAGCAATACAACTCTATGGAATGTCACAATGTGTCACTGGAAGTATCGGGATAGATTTACATTTACAGGAATGCTCTGAGGGACTGCTCTGAGAGACTATTTTGTTTGATATCTGTATTGATGCTCTGCTCAAGAGAAAGGGCAGCAGTCTGTATGATGTAGCTAGTAGATCTTGTACCCACAAGATGCAATGATTTGAATACAGTTAAATTAAATGAAGGATGTCACATTGAGCTTAACTCTGTTAGTTTCAAAATGGCTGAATGTTGTATTGTCATACCGCTGCAGCAGGCTTGGCAGGGGCTCTGGCTCCACTTGTTGACTTAACCTTGATTTTAGACTTGAGGCCTATCAGTGCCTCAAATTCACATCAAACTGTTACAATCTGACACACATTTATGTTTTATGTTCTCTTTTACAAAATATTATCTGCTGCCAAAGAATGCTTCTAAGTGCCTTGTTCTACAGGAGTTGGCTTACCTTTCTGCTGAAAAGTCTGCTGAACGGGCGGTCAGATTTCGGCTTGGCGGCCGCTGGTTCTTTGGCAGCACCCTTTGGTTCTTCATTTGGTGTGTTGGTCACAGATTGGGCAGCTAGTTCTGCTTTAACCTCCATCTTACATGAGcctagggctggggctggggcttggactggggctagggctggggctggggctggggctggggttggggctggggctggggctggggctggtggGATTGACATTCCTCCTTTGGCTGTTGCTGGAGCATCCACTAGTTGTGCAGCCTAttcgagagagacacacaatggaAAATAGGAATAGTTGATCACCGACATCGAGGTTAATAGCTCACAAAACATGatttatttatgtttatttatttagttaGTACTCacagtagttgttgttgttggttggGCCTCTTTCTGTGAATGTTTGGTAACAACAAACAATAGTTAGTGCTGGTAAAAAGGAGATCACCATTCTGGTTCTGTGAAGAGATCATATATCTTCTTTCTAAATAGCTTGCTTAGAAGACATGCAGTGGCATCTTTTGCAACAGGCTTCACAGCTGAGGAAGGTGCCCCTTGACCTGCACAGGTCTTCTCAGCTGCGTTTGGTCTTCAGCAGAAGATGGATGCCAATTACGACTACTGACACTACTAACTACTTGTTTTAGATTCAAGAATCATTGACTTGTTTAACTTAATTgggattaaatgtatttatttttaaagattgaattcattttttaaaaatcctgAGGAATTCAATAACAGTCACAATCACAGTCATCCAAAAGTCTCTCAATGTAGATTAATATGTTGCTACTGGAACAGAATAGAATTCAAGTGTAAATGCTAACAGCCGCAATGTTGAATGAGGCCTTATGTTACCAATGGGATGAAGGTGATAAGTGGTAAGAGTGAGATGTCTTTCACTTGTTACTTTTTCACCTTTGTTGGTGTAAGCAGTAAGGTAAAGTAAGGCTGCGTCATGAAAAgctttcattattttttttatatgacTTTACCAAAGGCACATAATTGCATAGCATTACATGTAGACTATACAGTATACTAAATAAACTCTGTGCATAACTGTATCTGTATTGAATAATTGTATTTAGTGTTTTTGCATAATGTATTATGtttcaaataaaaatacatgCTTACCTGGTCATTTGCAACAGCAGGGGTGGCTGTTTCTTGCTTGGTTTTTTTTGTGGGAGTCACCTAGGTAACACACAGATAtatactgagtataccaaacattaggaacagcttcctaatattgagttgaacccCCCTCCTTAAAGtaactgctgcttttgcaacagctaatggggatcctaataaaataacaaataccTCCTCTCCCACAGTTGCgccaagttggttggatgtcctttgggtggtggaccattcttgatacacacaggaaactgttgagcatgaaaaacccagcagcgttgcagctcttgacacaaaccagtgctcCTGGTACCTCCTACCATATCGAGTTCAAAGGcccttcaatattttgtcttgcccattcaccctctgtatagcacacatacacaatccatgtctcaattgcctaaaggcttagaaatccttatttaacttgtctccttcccttcatctacactgattgaagtggatttaacaagtgacatcaataagggatcatagctttcacctggattcacctggtcagtctgtgtcatggaaagataagttcttaatgttttgtatactcagtgtttaTTGAGTGTCTGTGTACAATCTTGGATGGCAGGCAAAATTGTTAGCTACTTTTTGTTTCCTATAAAACAAATCTAGCATTTAAGTGTATCGTGATGTTTCATAAAAATATTTCAAATGAAATGTAATACCTACAGTAGATAGCAGCAATATCAAAGTATTTTAAGAGGGTTACAGTCACAGGGAACAGTGAAATTACTATTTTCATAGGACAGATGTCTTTCAGTTTGTCATATGCAATGCCTTCAAatggtattcacacccctggcctttttccacattttgttgtgttagagcctttaaaatggattacattgagatgtCTTTGTCACTGGCTtatacacaataccccttaatgtcTCAGTGAAATTATGTTTCTACACATCTtgattaattaaaaatgaaaagctgaaatgtcttgagtcaataagtattcagccactttgttatggcaagcctaaataatttAAGGAGTAAAAATGTACTTCACAAGTCAcgtaagttgcatggactaacTCTTTGTgcaacatgattttttaatgactacctcatctttgtaccccacacatacaattatctgtaaggtccctcatttgagcagggaatttcaaacacagattcaaccacaaagaccagggagattttcctatgcctcgcaaagaagggcacctattggtagatggttaaaaaacagacattgaatatccctttgagcatggtgaagttattagttACACTTCAGATGGTGTATCCATGCACCCAGTcacaacaaagatacaggcgtctttCCTAACTCGGTTACCAGAGAagaggaaaccactcagggatttcaccatgagaccaatggtaactttaaaacagttacagagtttaatgactgtgactggaaaaaactgaggatggatcaacaacattgtagttactccacaatactaacctaactgacagagtgaaaagaaggaagcctgtacagaagaaaaatattccaaaacacgcatcctgttttctacaaggcactaaagtaatactgcaaaaaatgtggcaaagaaattaacttttttgtcctgaatacaaagtgttaagtttagggaaaatccaatacaacacattactgattaccacactccatattttcaagcattggTGGATGCATCATCTTATGGGTGTGcgtgtaatcgttaaggactggggagtttttcaagataaaaaatggaatggagctaagcacaggcaaaatcctagacgAAATCATGGTTCAGTCAGCTGTCCACCAGACACAGGGAGATTAATtctcctttcagcaggacaataacctaaaacacaaggccaaatctacactggagttgcttagcaagaagaaagtgaatgttcctgagtggacagttttgacttaaatctgcttgaaaatctatgtcaagacttgaaaatggttgtctagcaatgattaacaaccaatttgacagagcttgaagaattttgcaAAGAATAATggccaaatattgtacaatccaggtgtgcaaagctcttagagacttacccagaaagactaacagcTTTAATCACTagcaaaggtgattctaacatgtattgacccaAGGTtgcgaatacttatgtaaataagatatttctgtatttcatttgcaatacatttgcaaacatttctaaaaacatgttttcactttgtcaatataggctattgtgtgtagatgggtgagaagaaacacaaaaatctatttaatccattttgaattcaggctgtaacaacaaaatgtggaatcagacaaggggtatgaatacttttagAAGGCACTGTAGCCATTGACATCTACGGTTGTCTAACTGATGGCACACAAAGAGGTCCTTGGCaaagcacatacagtacatgctctCTCACTGGGATGGCCATTGTGCTCTGGGGATGGCGTACGCCTTCCCTCACTATATTTTCATGCATCTCAACTTCCAATGGCACAGGCCTCCCTTGTGAGCTCACACTATAGGCTGAACAACAGACCACCACATTCCCGCATGTTCAAAGGATTTGATTAACATGGGGCTGGGGTTATGTTAACTCTTTATGGAGGCATGATTCCAAAAGAAGGCATGATGAAGAGAAATGACAATAGCTGCCTGTGTAATCATTCCTTCAAGATGTGGTCACTCTTTCTCAGAGACGCCTCTACACATATTTTCACACACAATGATCACTGACAGCACTATACAGTCTTAAAATACAATGACATCACTGATGGAACACTGTTTTCTCATCTAATTATCTGTGGTCCCTACTTCACAACAGAAGATTAGGATTACCATACCATAATCAAGCATTAGGCTAAATGTTTTGCTATTCAGAGGCATATTTGGAATTATGACAGCATGGCAAACTTTCTTTTCCATACCAAATAAATGATGGTTCTTCAATAGTGTTTGTAGTGGTTTCACAGTTGGACTTTTACAAAGGCTTGAAATAATTTTTTCTCAAAATAAGTTTACAGATGTATGAAGTAGTGTCACttttaaacatattttaaaaCAAACATTAGGCAAATAGAGCAAATATTTTGTGCATATCTATTCACTTATGGACCTTACTGTTAAAACAACTCTTTAAACAATACAAATAAAATCAACTTACTAGTGTTTTGAAGAAGTTCATAACTGGATTCTCTTCTGTTTGACTCTCTCCCTCTTGGTTTTCCTGAATGTGACTGCTTTCCTCTGCAATTTTGGGGCTTttgacctcctctgcctctggaCTAGGGTTGGGACGCTCCTTTGAAGTCTCTGTATCCTCCTTTACCTCAGCAAGTGGCTCCTATAGACAACGGCAAAGAATGAGCCCTCAGAAATGTGAGTGTTTTATCAGTGAAGCTGATACACTTAGCAAAGAGTCTGTTAGACGCAGCATTGAGATTGAAGCACAATTCCAACCATGCCTCTGCCTACTCGGGGCACCATCAACAATCATCCTTTTATTAATGCTTGTTTCCACCCACACTCATTGTTATTCAGCAATGCTGGAGACTTCTGTCTCTTTTGCTCTGAAAAATGTCAGCAAACTCAAATATCATGTTTTGTTTTGGGTTGTGTTGATTTTGTAAGAAAATCCCCCATTCTTATCTCACGATATTTAATTTTATTTGAATATTCCTTAAGGTAATATGACTTAGAGTAATATCATTCTGCAACACCAAGAAAGGATAGTGGCATCTTTCTTCTTTGGGTGGGCTGGATTTAGGTTCTTCTGACTCTAAAGAAGTTACGTCTTCAAGAAGTTTTTTCATCTCTTCTAGTTCTTCAGCCATTTCAGGTGGGCTTACACTCTCAGGCTCTTGTTAAGGTTGGCTGACACTCTTCACTTTAGACTGTACAGTTCTTATGGGGCTAGATGCAAGTTTTTCAGCCATTGCTGACTCTACAGCAGCTGTATCTTTGCTAACACTTGCAATGTCTTCCAGCTCTTCTTCAGGTGCAGTGCACTCCTCTAAAGTTTTATCCTCTGTGACTTCTTCACCAATGGCCAGTTCTGTTGTCTCTTTTTCATGTGGGCTGACACTATCCTCCATAGGCTCTTCTTCAGGTGGGCTGACACTCTTGTCCGTAGGTTGCTCTTCGGTGGTTCCTGGCTGAGCTTCAGTGGTTTCTGGCTGctcttcagtggtttcagtggcGAAAATCAGACAGTAATGGAAGTTGCATTGGAAACAAATGTGCAGCCATCAATATTTTCAAATCCAGTTCAATGGATGATTGCAAGGAAATGATGCCTTCGTTTGTCTCCTTTATAATAATAATCAACAGGGATGTTTGTTAGATCTGTAATAGGCTTTGTTATACACTGGAAAGTGAAGAATGATCTGTGAATTTTTCTCTCAACAGATGCAATGTTACTGTAAATAAATGTTACCAATTCACAGTACACCTCACATTACAGTGGCTATATGCGTAGTTAACTACATTGGAATAACCAAAATCATTTCGATTTTGAAATGTAACAATCTCAAGTTAGGAGCTGATGATCATGAATTAATTATCAGTACACTGAGTGAAACTGAAATGGAACTAATGCCAACCCAATTTGAAGGGATCACTGATTAAATACTTACAGCTTGGATCCCATCGGTCACAGCCACAGGGACTTTCTGATCTTCTGCAGAACTTTCAATCTCCTCCACAATCTTGTCCTTTATGGGCTCCTCCTTTTCCAGGGCTGGATCCGGGTTGGGGGTGGGTTGAGCCTTAGCTTTCTTCTTGAACAGATTTTCAAAGATGTTCACTTTTTCTTTCGAACTGTTCTTGGGCTCCTCCTTCTCTTGGGTGGCTGGTTCCAGTTCTGGTTCCGGTGTGTTTTGAGTCTTAGCATTCTGTGTCTCTGGTTCCACTTCTGGAACCTCCTTGATGGCAGACttctgttccaccaccacaggcCCAAGACCACTGCCATCTGCCTCCACTATACCTGACTCTTCAGAGGGAGGCAGTGAGGGAGGCATACTGTTCTGCTCCACAGCTGCTTCACTGATAACTGCAAGATATAAGTCAGTTAGTTGGTGTGACAAAGAAAGTTATTTGATATGACTCATCCTTTGTACACATGCATCATGTAATACCTGACTATTATCTTTTTTATGTCCGGTAATGGAAATTAGCCAATTAAATGTACCTAAACATAATTGAAAACGTAATCTATGTATTCCccaaaagtaattatttatcatgagggccataaacaataactagtaatgctgcatACTGAAAGAAAGGTTAACATCCTAGCTTTCTGGTATTTATTTTAATAAATTGctcaagtacacagtacaaatatgataAAAATATGAAAAATACGAAATATTTATATCAACAAAACTGTATGAATAATGCTTGAAATGACTTATATGCTTTCTAAATATAGCATAATCAAATGATAAAATAACTAACTATAAAAATTCACATTCCTTATAACTAACTGGAAAAATACAAATCTGTATCTTTAGTGTTtgagaaaatgtgcatatttatgTGCTTTGATGTAGGGTTCAGCCAGGAGTTGATGGACAGTCGGAAGTGCGAATGAAATGGTCGGAGGCATATCCCAGCTTCACGGGGTTTCAAATTTCATATCCTACATCACATATGCACGGAAAGAAATACTACTGTTTCGGTGGGAGCCAGGGCAATCGCTCAATGAAAGCCATTTCGATCTACTATGTCCATGGATCGATTTATAAGGGAAAAATGTAGATCGGAACCGGTACCAGAACCACACtggttgtgattgggagtcccatagggcggcgcacaattggcccagcgtcgtccgggttagctttttcttattaactgacttgcatagttaaattaAGTTTACATTTACATCTAAGAGGATACATATTATTAATCTTAGTTTTATTCATCTTAG contains these protein-coding regions:
- the LOC118360740 gene encoding cell surface glycoprotein 1-like isoform X5 — protein: MGNEHSKNKAEQAPEKPLHGGLNGHAVSISSNGLENGVSMVISEAAVEQNSMPPSLPPSEESGIVEADGSGLGPVVVEQKSAIKEVPEVEPETQNAKTQNTPEPELEPATQEKEEPKNSSKEKVNIFENLFKKKAKAQPTPNPDPALEKEEPIKDKIVEEIESSAEDQKVPVAVTDGIQAEPLAEVKEDTETSKERPNPSPEAEEVKSPKIAEESSHIQENQEGESQTEENPVMNFFKTLVTPTKKTKQETATPAVANDQKEAQPTTTTTAAQLVDAPATAKGGMSIPPAPAPAPAPTPAPAPAPALAPVQAPAPALGSCKMEVKAELAAQSVTNTPNEEPKGAAKEPAAAKPKSDRPFSRLFSRKTVEPVEPQPVVEVQTVEPVEPQPVVEVQNVDFSKTATLEASATLEPPPPAPEEEKTPVASKASPFTSFSLFKTKAAVPKKEVPAPAAEAVAEPSVAKDEPKVPEDPAMDSKPVSEPSEIMENSPVLPKRLEKRNSIHLFFKNLGKRQSDAGVQTEPEKTK
- the LOC118360740 gene encoding proteoglycan 4-like isoform X4, whose protein sequence is MGNEHSKNKAEQAPEKPLHGGLNGHAVSISSNGLENGVSMVISEAAVEQNSMPPSLPPSEESGIVEADGSGLGPVVVEQKSAIKEVPEVEPETQNAKTQNTPEPELEPATQEKEEPKNSSKEKVNIFENLFKKKAKAQPTPNPDPALEKEEPIKDKIVEEIESSAEDQKVPVAVTDGIQAEPLAEVKEDTETSKERPNPSPEAEEVKSPKIAEESSHIQENQEGESQTEENPVMNFFKTLVTPTKKTKQETATPAVANDQKEAQPTTTTTAAQLVDAPATAKGGMSIPPAPAPAPAPTPAPAPAPALAPVQAPAPALGSCKMEVKAELAAQSVTNTPNEEPKGAAKEPAAAKPKSDRPFSRLFSRKALIGLKSKIKVKSTSGARAPAKPAAATVEPVEPQPVVEVQNVDFSKTATLEASATLEPPPPAPEEEKTPVASKASPFTSFSLFKTKAAVPKKEVPAPAAEAVAEPSVAKDEPKVPEDPAMDSKPVSEPSEIMENSPVLPKRLEKRNSIHLFFKNLGKRQSDAGVQTEPEKTK
- the LOC118360740 gene encoding cell surface glycoprotein 1-like isoform X6 — translated: MGNEHSKNKAEQAPEKPLHGGLNGHAVSISSNGLENGVSMVISEAAVEQNSMPPSLPPSEESGIVEADGSGLGPVVVEQKSAIKEVPEVEPETQNAKTQNTPEPELEPATQEKEEPKNSSKEKVNIFENLFKKKAKAQPTPNPDPALEKEEPIKDKIVEEIESSAEDQKVPVAVTDGIQAEPLAEVKEDTETSKERPNPSPEAEEVKSPKIAEESSHIQENQEGESQTEENPVMNFFKTLVTPTKKTKQETATPAVANDQKEAQPTTTTTAAQLVDAPATAKGGMSIPPAPAPAPAPTPAPAPAPALAPVQAPAPALGSCKMEVKAELAAQSVTNTPNEEPKGAAKEPAAAKPKSDRPFSRLFSRKTVEPVEPQPVVEVQNVDFSKTATLEASATLEPPPPAPEEEKTPVASKASPFTSFSLFKTKAAVPKKEVPAPAAEAVAEPSVAKDEPKVPEDPAMDSKPVSEPSEIMENSPVLPKRLEKRNSIHLFFKNLGKRQSDAGVQTEPEKTK
- the LOC118360740 gene encoding cell surface glycoprotein 1-like isoform X7: MGNEHSKNKAEQAPEKPLHGGLNGHAVSISSNGLENGVSMVISEAAVEQNSMPPSLPPSEESGIVEADGSGLGPVVVEQKSAIKEVPEVEPETQNAKTQNTPEPELEPATQEKEEPKNSSKEKVNIFENLFKKKAKAQPTPNPDPALEKEEPIKDKIVEEIESSAEDQKVPVAVTDGIQAEPLAEVKEDTETSKERPNPSPEAEEVKSPKIAEESSHIQENQEGESQTEENPVMNFFKTLVTPTKKTKQETATPAVANDQKEAQPTTTTTAAQLVDAPATAKGGMSIPPAPAPAPAPTPAPAPAPALAPVQAPAPALGSCKMEVKAELAAQSVTNTPNEEPKGAAKEPAAAKPKSDRPFSRLFSRKTVEPVEPQPVVEVQNVDFSKTATLEASATLEPPPPAPEEEKTPVASKASPFTSFSLFKTKAAVPKKEVPAPAAEAVAEPSVAKDEPKVPEDPAMDSKPVSEPSEIMENSPVLPKRLEKRNSIHLFFKNLGKRQSDAGVQTEPEKTK